In the Opitutaceae bacterium genome, one interval contains:
- a CDS encoding sulfatase: MKRRNFLHRLGVSATALSAGLVPSVQAASASTPSRRPNVLILQPDQHSAFILGCAGHGQVQTPHLNQLATESTYFTRAVANSPVCSPCRASIQSGLYWHTHGVDANGVRLWTGFPCLAEVFQAGGYHTGYIGKWHLDGGDPSDNPGGYIPTGPRRQGWREWWGYERNHEYFDVFRYNTAGEKVRVPGYDWEPAWHTDMTLDFIQRHREEAQPWCFYASYGPPHKPNQCPREFLDRYDPESFTLSPAQKRNFPDEARLRQELRVYYAQVTAIDHEIGRILRGIEEMRVADNTIVLYCSDHGDVLGSHGKLRGKWKPYATAFRVPTMIRWPGRVRAQRTEALIGSPDLPATIVDLAGLSAPISWQGRSMAPHCRGESQELHDALPMGMRGWDGVYDGRYIYSEGGEHVLYDHHTDPHELHNLIQDSPTLAAKMKRRLGEVMMQTGHPDGSRFSG, encoded by the coding sequence ATGAAACGTCGCAATTTCCTGCACAGACTCGGAGTCTCCGCCACGGCCTTGTCCGCGGGTCTGGTTCCGTCAGTCCAAGCCGCCTCCGCCTCCACGCCGAGTCGGCGGCCGAATGTGCTCATCCTGCAGCCCGACCAACACAGCGCATTCATCCTCGGTTGCGCGGGCCATGGGCAGGTGCAAACCCCTCATCTCAATCAGCTCGCCACCGAGTCCACCTACTTTACCCGTGCGGTGGCAAACAGTCCCGTGTGCAGTCCTTGTCGCGCCTCGATCCAGTCTGGACTCTACTGGCATACCCACGGTGTTGATGCCAACGGCGTCCGCCTGTGGACCGGCTTCCCTTGCCTGGCCGAAGTTTTCCAGGCAGGTGGCTATCATACCGGTTACATCGGCAAATGGCACCTCGATGGCGGTGATCCGTCCGACAACCCCGGTGGCTATATTCCGACGGGCCCCCGCCGCCAGGGGTGGCGCGAATGGTGGGGCTATGAGCGCAATCACGAATATTTCGATGTCTTCCGCTACAACACAGCCGGGGAAAAGGTCCGCGTACCTGGTTACGACTGGGAACCGGCGTGGCACACCGACATGACGCTCGACTTCATCCAGCGTCATCGCGAGGAGGCACAGCCGTGGTGTTTCTACGCGAGCTACGGCCCACCTCACAAACCGAACCAATGCCCACGGGAGTTTCTCGATCGCTATGATCCAGAAAGTTTCACGCTCTCCCCTGCACAAAAGCGGAATTTCCCGGACGAAGCCCGCCTTCGCCAGGAACTGCGGGTGTATTACGCCCAAGTCACTGCCATCGACCATGAGATCGGCCGCATTCTGCGCGGAATCGAAGAGATGAGGGTCGCTGACAACACCATTGTTCTTTACTGTTCGGATCACGGCGATGTCCTCGGCAGCCACGGAAAACTACGAGGAAAGTGGAAGCCTTATGCCACCGCTTTCCGCGTGCCGACGATGATTCGGTGGCCCGGCCGAGTAAGGGCCCAGCGCACAGAAGCCTTGATCGGCTCCCCCGACCTCCCGGCAACCATCGTCGACCTGGCCGGCCTGTCCGCACCGATTTCGTGGCAGGGTCGCAGCATGGCCCCACACTGCCGGGGCGAATCCCAAGAACTTCACGATGCCTTGCCCATGGGCATGCGAGGGTGGGACGGCGTCTATGATGGCCGCTATATCTACAGCGAAGGCGGAGAGCACGTTCTCTACGATCACCACACCGATCCCCACGAACTGCACAACCTCATTCAGGATTCACCGACCCTCGCCGCGAAGATGAAACGCCGGCTTGGCGAGGTCATGATGCAAACCGGTCATCCCGACGGGTCGCGGTTTTCCGGCTAG
- a CDS encoding 3-deoxy-D-manno-octulosonic acid transferase encodes MAKPERKAESAASPARNDVVRVVYQLLFAVLLLIASPFLILKMLKRGQWRKGFGQRLGFHDRELKGQWADREVIWINAVSMGEVNLAIQIIARLRTRLPGLKIVISTTTTTGMAELRKKLPQDVIPIYYPIDLRSAVRRTMADLRPRAIILIEADFWPNLLWEAREANIPVLLVNALILERAARRYRRVEFLFRPLFASFDRIFCADVSDSQRLSSLGFRSEAIHVVGHPKFDTAAEPDHCELDVRALLDGIGLSRNAAVILGGSTHAGEERLLAQTFLSLRQRHPDLFLILVPRHIERVNEVARELKPMGLRILKRTELPETPPDISGSPHCLIVNTIGELRRFYGEADIVFVGESFIEGGGQNPIEPAVLGKAILTGPRMETFKSILPHFLKEDALIQVSTMDELEPAISSLLDFPGERLAMGQRAREVANAGRGALDRTVDGIIERLGEIQSRPPRDRVI; translated from the coding sequence ATGGCCAAACCGGAGAGGAAAGCAGAATCCGCCGCATCGCCGGCCCGCAACGACGTTGTCCGCGTCGTCTATCAGCTGCTCTTCGCTGTCCTCCTGCTGATCGCTTCTCCTTTCCTCATTCTCAAGATGCTCAAACGGGGCCAGTGGAGGAAAGGCTTCGGGCAACGCCTTGGATTCCACGACAGGGAGCTGAAAGGCCAATGGGCCGACCGGGAGGTGATCTGGATCAATGCTGTCAGCATGGGCGAGGTCAACCTGGCCATTCAGATCATCGCCCGCCTGCGCACCCGTCTGCCCGGGCTCAAAATCGTGATTTCCACGACCACGACGACCGGAATGGCCGAGCTGCGAAAAAAGCTGCCCCAAGATGTCATTCCCATCTACTACCCGATCGATCTGCGGTCGGCCGTTCGACGGACGATGGCCGATCTTCGACCCAGGGCCATCATCCTGATTGAAGCCGATTTCTGGCCCAACCTCCTCTGGGAGGCCCGGGAGGCCAATATCCCCGTCCTGCTGGTCAATGCCCTCATCCTTGAACGGGCAGCACGCAGATACCGGCGGGTGGAGTTCCTCTTCCGCCCCCTCTTCGCCTCGTTTGACCGTATCTTCTGTGCGGATGTGTCCGATTCACAGCGCCTGAGCAGCCTCGGATTCCGGTCCGAGGCGATCCACGTTGTCGGGCACCCCAAATTCGACACGGCCGCCGAACCGGACCATTGCGAACTGGATGTGCGGGCCCTGCTCGACGGAATCGGTCTTTCGCGTAATGCAGCGGTTATTCTCGGGGGAAGCACCCACGCCGGCGAGGAACGCCTGCTCGCCCAGACCTTTCTCTCCCTCAGGCAGAGGCACCCGGATCTTTTCCTGATTCTCGTTCCCCGACACATTGAACGGGTCAACGAAGTGGCCCGTGAGCTCAAACCCATGGGCCTCAGGATTCTCAAGCGAACAGAACTCCCCGAGACACCGCCCGACATCTCCGGTTCACCCCATTGCCTGATCGTCAACACCATCGGTGAACTGCGCCGTTTTTACGGCGAAGCCGACATCGTTTTTGTCGGGGAAAGCTTCATCGAAGGGGGCGGACAGAATCCCATCGAGCCCGCCGTTCTCGGGAAGGCGATCCTGACCGGACCCAGGATGGAGACGTTCAAGTCCATTCTTCCCCACTTTCTGAAAGAGGATGCGCTCATTCAGGTTTCCACCATGGACGAACTCGAACCCGCCATCTCAAGCCTGCTCGATTTTCCGGGAGAACGCCTTGCCATGGGTCAAAGGGCCCGGGAAGTGGCGAATGCCGGACGCGGGGCACTCGACCGGACGGTTGACGGGATCATCGAACGCCTCGGCGAGATCCAGAGCCGCCCACCGCGGGACAGGGTTATCTAG
- a CDS encoding TonB-dependent receptor → MIDIPARVLRLSRINGAPVGFVALALALASVPEGRGQSVTGESTAAENTVTLDPFVVVAERTFAGNGGAIGQPTWSKRRIDLELPVTLDGLLKKNPTVSTYRRTTGLTAHPTTQGVRLRDTATNATSRALVLLAGVPQNDPFGGWIEWNRLPLEGLKSIRLYANGQQAAWGNLSSGGVISLTPEPLSERAGRITVEAGSLETFQLTAGQVFPVNERTTFAVDGTAFTTGGYVPVAARQRGPVDEKAWSRFGTASARIEHHPNDTLRVNAAISIFREERGNGTALSGNDSTGSDLSIEINGASGPDSTWQATVFFQRRGIRNVFTSVNEDRTAEQPALDQYDVPADAGGASLSWGGLITDKWNLLAGIDLRTVDGEVNEMFRNLGQGFTRDRSAGGRQLFAGGFAGLRYEASPLLSFEGTLRIDHWRGSDGFRREKDLQTSVILSDAEYTDTSGWEPTLGLAMEVKIARDWKTDLRLSRGFRSPTLNELYRPFRVGNDLTESNPGLQPETTLGLEWGLSFDGSSPIRADVRAFAYRLDDMITNVFRVAGPVFDPIFGFVPAGGTGSQRQNVERSSALGGELRLSADFTRNLSGNIHFVHTETRFETAPTQPALEGLSFSQAPANRLAFELNWRPSESADGSVRLNHSSSQFEDPLNTRSLDSATTVDLAINTRWPGTPWSVGLAAHNLLNANIQAGMTSGGLITVAEPRMLLLTVRYSL, encoded by the coding sequence ATGATCGATATTCCCGCTCGAGTTCTGCGCCTGTCGCGCATCAACGGCGCCCCTGTCGGGTTCGTTGCCCTTGCCCTCGCATTGGCTTCGGTCCCGGAAGGCCGAGGCCAGTCAGTGACCGGAGAGTCAACGGCAGCCGAAAACACCGTGACCCTGGATCCGTTCGTGGTCGTCGCCGAGCGGACATTTGCCGGAAATGGCGGAGCCATCGGGCAACCAACCTGGTCAAAGCGGAGGATCGACCTCGAATTGCCGGTCACACTGGATGGCCTCCTGAAGAAAAATCCCACCGTTTCGACCTACCGCCGCACCACAGGCCTGACCGCCCACCCAACGACCCAGGGGGTGCGCCTTCGTGACACCGCGACCAATGCGACCTCGCGGGCTCTGGTCCTGCTCGCGGGGGTGCCCCAGAATGACCCATTCGGGGGCTGGATCGAGTGGAACCGACTGCCCCTCGAAGGACTGAAATCCATCCGCCTCTATGCGAACGGGCAACAGGCGGCTTGGGGCAACCTTTCTTCCGGAGGGGTCATCAGCCTGACCCCCGAACCGCTCTCCGAACGGGCCGGGCGGATCACCGTCGAGGCCGGATCGCTCGAGACGTTCCAACTGACGGCCGGTCAGGTCTTTCCGGTCAATGAACGGACGACCTTCGCAGTCGACGGGACGGCTTTCACCACGGGTGGGTATGTGCCGGTGGCCGCGAGACAGAGAGGGCCGGTCGATGAAAAGGCCTGGTCCCGATTTGGCACGGCGAGCGCCCGGATCGAGCATCACCCAAATGATACTCTCAGGGTCAACGCCGCGATCTCTATCTTCAGGGAGGAACGAGGCAACGGGACGGCCCTTTCCGGCAACGACTCCACCGGTTCCGACCTCTCAATCGAGATCAATGGCGCAAGCGGTCCGGACTCCACCTGGCAGGCCACCGTTTTTTTTCAGCGCCGGGGAATTCGAAACGTCTTCACCTCGGTCAATGAAGACAGGACGGCCGAGCAACCCGCCCTTGACCAATATGACGTTCCTGCGGATGCCGGAGGCGCCAGTCTGAGCTGGGGCGGACTCATCACCGACAAATGGAACCTTCTCGCCGGAATTGACCTCAGAACGGTCGACGGCGAGGTCAACGAGATGTTCCGGAATCTGGGACAGGGTTTCACCCGCGATCGATCCGCCGGCGGGCGACAACTTTTTGCCGGAGGGTTCGCGGGTTTGCGTTATGAGGCCTCCCCATTGCTGAGTTTCGAGGGAACTCTCCGAATTGATCACTGGCGCGGCAGCGATGGCTTCCGACGGGAAAAGGACCTGCAAACCAGCGTCATCCTCAGTGACGCCGAATACACGGACACTTCCGGCTGGGAGCCGACTCTTGGGCTGGCAATGGAAGTCAAGATTGCCCGGGACTGGAAGACAGACCTTCGCCTGTCCAGGGGATTCCGCTCCCCCACCCTGAATGAACTCTACCGCCCGTTCCGGGTCGGCAATGACCTCACCGAATCAAATCCCGGACTTCAGCCCGAAACGACTCTTGGCCTGGAGTGGGGACTCTCCTTCGACGGGTCCTCACCCATCAGAGCGGATGTCCGGGCGTTCGCCTACCGGCTCGACGACATGATCACCAATGTCTTCCGGGTGGCCGGACCCGTCTTTGATCCGATTTTCGGATTTGTCCCGGCCGGAGGCACCGGCAGCCAGCGCCAAAACGTCGAACGCTCGAGTGCCCTCGGTGGCGAACTCCGACTGTCCGCCGACTTCACCCGCAACCTGAGCGGGAACATCCACTTTGTTCATACTGAAACCCGGTTTGAAACAGCACCAACCCAGCCTGCCCTCGAGGGCCTTTCCTTTTCCCAGGCTCCCGCCAACCGGCTTGCCTTCGAATTGAACTGGCGGCCTTCAGAGTCGGCCGACGGATCCGTTCGGCTGAACCATTCATCGAGTCAGTTCGAAGATCCCCTGAACACCCGGTCACTCGATTCCGCCACCACGGTCGATCTGGCGATAAACACCCGATGGCCGGGGACCCCCTGGTCGGTCGGACTCGCCGCACACAATCTCCTCAATGCCAACATCCAGGCTGGCA